In the Anaerolineae bacterium genome, AGGACGAAATCGTGCCCCTGGAGGTGGAAATCCAGCAGGTGGGCGAGGATGGCGCGGTGCACAGCAAGCGTTTCATCTTCAAGGTGGACGAGGGGGTGCGCCCCGACACCTCTTTGGAAGCGCTGGCCCGCCTGCGGCCGGCCTTTAAAGTCAACGGCACGGTCACCGCAGGCAACTCCTCCCAGATGTCCGACGGCGCTGCGGGCGTGATCATCATGTCCCGCGCCAAGGCCGAGGCTTTGGGCCTTAAGCCTCTGGTCCGTTTCCTCTCCTTCGCCGTGGCCGGCGTGGACCCCGAAATCATGGGCATCGGCCCGGTTTATGCCGTGCCCAAGGCGCTGAAGTTGGCTGGTCTCTCCCTGAAGGACATTGGCCTCATTGAACTCAACGAGGCCTTTGCCGCTCAGTCGGTGGCCGTTATCCGCGAACTGGGCATGGATGAAGAGATCCTCAATGTGAACGGTGGCGCCATTGCTTTGGGTCACCCGCTGGGCTGCACTGGCGCTAAGTTGACCACCCAAATCATCTACGAGATGAAGCGCCGCGATGTGCAGTTTGGCTTGGTGACCATGTGCGTCGGCGGCGGCATGGGCGCTGCCGGGATCTTCGAGAACCTGTCGTAATCCCATCTTTTCAGGAGTTCAACCATGAGTGAGATCACCGTCAAGGAACTGATGGAGCGCATGCCCAAGGCCTTTTTGGCTGAAAAGGCCAAAGGCGTGGAGGCCGTGGTCCAGTACCACCTCACCGGCGAGGAGGGCGGCGACTGGGTGATCACCATCAAGGACGGCCAGTGCACCGTGGAAGAGGGCGTGGCGGAGAATCCCCGCCTGACCCTCACCGCCGACGCCCAGGACTACAAGGACATCATCCTGGGCAAGTTGGACGGTATGAAGGCCTTCATGCAGGGCAAGTTACAACTGAAGGGCGACTTGAACCTGGCCATGAAGTTGACTTCGTTCTTCAAATTGCGCTGATCTGAACGGAACACGAGCGCGGTCCGACCCGGAGGGCGGTTGCCTGCCCTTGGGGTGTGGCCGCGCCCGCGGGTCCGGCCCTGGGCAGGACCCCGGAGGATGGGCCGTTCCTTGGGGGACGGTGCCAACCCCGGGGTCCTGCTGTTCCCCGTCGCCCCGGCACATTTGACGCCCCCCAGCCTTCGGCGTAAAATGAAGGCATCCCCTGCTGAGGAGGTTGCCTATGGAAAAGCACATCATCGCCACCGACAAGGCGCCGCAGGCCATCGGGCCGTATTCCCAGGCTGTGCGCAGCGGGCAGTTGGTTTACACGGCGGGGCAGATTGGTCTGGAGCCGACCACCGGTGCGTTGGTGCCCGGCGGTGTGGAGGCGGAGACCCGTCAGGCGTTGACCAATCTCCAGCATGTTTTGGAAGCGGCGGGCGCTTCGTTGGCTACCGTGGTGAAGACCACGGTCTTTTTGCGCGACATCAACGACTTTGCCAAGATGAACGCAGTGTACGCCGAGTTCTTCACCGAGGGCTTTCCGGCACGGTCGGCGGTGCAGGTTGCGGCGCTGCCCAAAGGGGCAGCGGTGGAGATCGAGGCGGTGGCCTACATCCCCGAGTAGCCCATGAGCGCCCTGGTGTTGCTGGTGGACGACGAGCCCGCCATTGTGCAACTGGCCCGCATGTATCTGGATCGGGAGGGGTATCGCGTGCATGCGGTGCACGACGGTGAGGCGGCGTTGGAAGCGGTCCGGCGACTTAATCCGGATGTGATGGTGCTGGACATCATGCTACCCAAAGTGGACGGCTACGAGGTGTGCCGCCGCCTGCGGGCCGAAGACCACCCTATCCCCATCATTATGCTCACCGCCCGCGACGATGACATCGACAAGATTCTGGGCCTGGAGTTGGGCGCCGACGATTATCTGACCAAGCCCTTCAACCCGCGGGAATTGGTGGCGCGGGTCAGGGCCTTGTTGCGGCGGAGCGAGCGCTGGGGACGGACGGGCGACGAAGAGCGGCCCCAACCGCTGCGTTTAGGCAACACGGTCATCGACCCCGGCGCCCGTGAAGTGCGGGTGGCCGGTGAGGTGGTGCCCTTGCGTACCCAGGAATTCGAGTTGCTCTGGGTGTTGGCGCAACATCGAAACATGGTGCTCAGCCGTGAGCAATTGCTGCGGTTGGCCTGGGGCTACGACTTCGCCGGGCAGACGCGCACGGTGGATGTGCATGTGGCCCAGTTGCGCAAGAAGTTGCGCGGCAGTGACCTGCGCATCGAGACGGTGACCGGGGTTGGGTACAAGTTGGTCGCCTGAGCGGCCAGGGATGAGGCGATGCAAACCCTGCGCGGGCGTCTGTTTTTGACCTATGTGGCCCTGGTGGTGCTCACCCTGGGCGCGGTGACGGTGGGCTTTTTGTTGTATTTGTGGAACAACCCGGCCCTGGAACGGGAGACGGCCTTGCGCCTGCAACTGGCCGTGGGCGCGGTGACGCGCCGAAGCGCGGTGCTGCGCATCCCCCAGGGGCGCGAACAGGCGTTGCGGCGGCTGGCCGACGCGCTGGAGGTGCGGTTGTTGTTGTTCGATCCCCAGGGCCGTCTGGCTGTGGATACCGAGCCTGAGGTTCCCCTGACGCTATCCCTCCACCGGGAGCGCGGGCTGGCCCGCGATGCTCAGGGCCGGGTGTGGCTCTTCGCCGCGCGCCGACTGAAGACGGGCTGGCGGGTGGTGGCCGCGCTGCCGCGGCCTTCGCGTCTGCAGCCGCTGCTCAACCTGCTGCGAGACGATTTGCTGCCCCCCCTGGTGCAAACCGGGGTGACGGCGCTGGCCCTGGCGTTGCTGCTGGCCGTGCTGCTCAGCCGCTGGGTGGCCCGACCGTTGGGCCGTATGGCCCAGGCAGCCCGTGCCCTCGCCGCCGGGGAGCATCGCCCCATCCCGGTGGAGGGCCCCGCCGAGGTGCAGACCCTGGCCCGCGCCTTCAACGAGATGAGCCGCCAGGTGGAAGCCAGCCAGCGCTCACAGAGGGAGTTCGTGGCCAACGTCTCTCATGAACTCAAGACCCCGCTGACTTCCGTCCAGGGGTTTGCCCAGGCCATTCTGGACGGCACGGCCTCCGATCCTGATGCGGTGCGCCAGGCGGCTCAGGTGATTTACGACGAGGCAGCGCGGATGCATCGCCTGGTGCTGGATTTGCTCGACCTGGCCAGGCTGGACGCCGGCACAGCGGACCTGCTTCGCGAACCGGTGGACCTGGCCGCCCTGGCCCGCAATGTGGTGCAGCGGATGCAACCCCAGGCCCAGGCGGCGCAGGTCGCCTTGACGGTAAACGGCGTGGATGCGCTTGTGGTGTACGGCGACGGCGACCGCCTGGCGCAGGTGTTGACCAACTTGCTGGACAACGCGCTCAAACACACGCCTCCCGGCGGTGAAGTGACGGTGCGGGTGCAGGAGGAGGCGGGGTGGGCGTTGTGCGTGGTGCGTGATACAGGGCAGGGAATTCCGCCCGAGGCGTTGCCGCGCATTTTCGAACGGTTTTACCAACTGGATCAAGCGCGGCGAGGTGGAGCCGGACTGGGCCTGAGCATCGCCTATGAAATCGTGCGCGCTCATGGCGGCACCATCGCCGTGCAGAGCGAACCTGGGAAAGGCAGCGTTTTTGTGGTAAAACTACCCCGCGTTTCCTCCGAAGACCCCACCCTGATCGCCCTGCAGAGGGAGAAGGGAACCCGCCTTTGAGTCGCGTCCCTGGCGAGCGCCTGGCCGCGGACGGACAGAGCAACAACGCCTTCTGTGCGATCTCAGAGGGCTTGCCCTTGCGCCGACACGGTATCGCCGGTTTTCATCCACATTGTTGAGGTGAGTTTGTGTCCACCGAGCGACCCAGCGTGACAGTCATTGTGCCTTGCTACAATGAACGAGACACCATTGGCCTGTTGCTCGACGCACTGTATGGGCAAACGTACCCCCGCGAACGGCTGCAAGTGGTCATTGCCGACGGGATGTCGGAGGATGGCACGCGGGAGGTCATCGCTGCCTGGCAACAGAAACACCCTGATTTGCGGGTGCGCGTGGTGGACAACCCGCGGCGCATCATCCCGGCTGGGT is a window encoding:
- a CDS encoding HAMP domain-containing histidine kinase, which encodes MQTLRGRLFLTYVALVVLTLGAVTVGFLLYLWNNPALERETALRLQLAVGAVTRRSAVLRIPQGREQALRRLADALEVRLLLFDPQGRLAVDTEPEVPLTLSLHRERGLARDAQGRVWLFAARRLKTGWRVVAALPRPSRLQPLLNLLRDDLLPPLVQTGVTALALALLLAVLLSRWVARPLGRMAQAARALAAGEHRPIPVEGPAEVQTLARAFNEMSRQVEASQRSQREFVANVSHELKTPLTSVQGFAQAILDGTASDPDAVRQAAQVIYDEAARMHRLVLDLLDLARLDAGTADLLREPVDLAALARNVVQRMQPQAQAAQVALTVNGVDALVVYGDGDRLAQVLTNLLDNALKHTPPGGEVTVRVQEEAGWALCVVRDTGQGIPPEALPRIFERFYQLDQARRGGAGLGLSIAYEIVRAHGGTIAVQSEPGKGSVFVVKLPRVSSEDPTLIALQREKGTRL
- a CDS encoding acetyl-CoA C-acyltransferase, producing the protein MAGTTAPLDKSREPVIVAAARTAVGKARKGSLVTVRPDEMAAAVIQDLLRRAPALPPEEIDDVVFGCAFPEGEQGMNVARIAALRAGLPPSIPAETINRFCSSGLQSIAHAAFAIMSGQAEVIIAGGTESMSMVPMTGNKFVPNPHLAVEWPGVFLSMGLTAERVAEKYGVTREDQDKFALRSHQRAAKAIAEGRFEDEIVPLEVEIQQVGEDGAVHSKRFIFKVDEGVRPDTSLEALARLRPAFKVNGTVTAGNSSQMSDGAAGVIIMSRAKAEALGLKPLVRFLSFAVAGVDPEIMGIGPVYAVPKALKLAGLSLKDIGLIELNEAFAAQSVAVIRELGMDEEILNVNGGAIALGHPLGCTGAKLTTQIIYEMKRRDVQFGLVTMCVGGGMGAAGIFENLS
- a CDS encoding RidA family protein, which codes for MEKHIIATDKAPQAIGPYSQAVRSGQLVYTAGQIGLEPTTGALVPGGVEAETRQALTNLQHVLEAAGASLATVVKTTVFLRDINDFAKMNAVYAEFFTEGFPARSAVQVAALPKGAAVEIEAVAYIPE
- a CDS encoding SCP2 sterol-binding domain-containing protein → MSEITVKELMERMPKAFLAEKAKGVEAVVQYHLTGEEGGDWVITIKDGQCTVEEGVAENPRLTLTADAQDYKDIILGKLDGMKAFMQGKLQLKGDLNLAMKLTSFFKLR
- a CDS encoding response regulator transcription factor, which encodes MSALVLLVDDEPAIVQLARMYLDREGYRVHAVHDGEAALEAVRRLNPDVMVLDIMLPKVDGYEVCRRLRAEDHPIPIIMLTARDDDIDKILGLELGADDYLTKPFNPRELVARVRALLRRSERWGRTGDEERPQPLRLGNTVIDPGAREVRVAGEVVPLRTQEFELLWVLAQHRNMVLSREQLLRLAWGYDFAGQTRTVDVHVAQLRKKLRGSDLRIETVTGVGYKLVA